Proteins from one Ammospiza nelsoni isolate bAmmNel1 chromosome 18, bAmmNel1.pri, whole genome shotgun sequence genomic window:
- the SMARCB1 gene encoding SWI/SNF-related matrix-associated actin-dependent regulator of chromatin subfamily B member 1: protein MMMMALSKTFGQKPVKFQLEEDGEFYMIGSEVGNYLRMFRGSLYKRYPSLWRRLATVEERKKIVASSHENQRSHSPRRYHGYTTLATSVTLLKASEVEEILDGNDEKYKAVSISTEPPTYLREQKAKRNNQWVPTLPNSSHHLDAVPCSTTINRNRMGRDKKRTFPLCFDDHDPAVIHENASQPEVLVPIRLDMEIDGQKLRDAFTWNMNEKLMTPEMFSEILCDDLDLNPLTFVPAIASAIRQQIESYPTDSILEDQSDQRVIIKLNIHVGNISLVDQFEWDMSEKENSPEKFALKLCSELGLGGEFVTTIAYSIRGQLSWHQKTYAFSENPLPTVEIAIRNTGDADQWCPLLETLTDAEMEKKIRDQDRNTRRMRRLANTAPAW, encoded by the exons aTGATGATGATGGCGCTGAGCAAGACGTTCGGGCAGAAGCCCGTCAAGTTCCAGCTGGAGGAGGACGGCGAGTTCTACATGATCGGCTCCGAG GTGGGGAACTACTTGCGCATGTTCCGGGGCTCCCTGTACAAGAGGTACCCCTCGCTCTGGAGGCGCCTGGCCACCgtggaggaaaggaagaaaattgtgGCCTCTTCACATG AAAACCAGCGGTCTCACAGTCCCCGAAGAT ATCATGGCTACACAACATTAGCCACCAGCGTGACGCTGCTGAAGGCCTCTGAAGTGGAAGAGATCTTGGATGGGAATGATGAGAAGTACAAGGCAGTGTCTATCAGCACAGAACCTCCTACCTACCTCAG AGAACAGAAGGCAAAGAGGAACAACCAGTGGGTGCCAACCCTGCCCAACAGCTCTCATCACCTGGACGCCGTGCCGTGCTCCACAACCATCAACAGGAACCGCATGGGCAGGGATAAGAAGAGAACATTCCCTCTGTG CTTTGATGACCATGACCCAGCAGTGATCCATGAGAATGCATCCCAGCCAGAGGTTCTGGTTCCAATCAGGCTGGATATGGAAATTGATGGGCAGAAACTCCGAGATGCATTTACGTGGAACATGAATG AAAAGCTGATGACCCCAGAAATGTTCTCGGAGATTCTTTGTGATGACCTGGATTTGAATCCTCTGACCTTTGTCCCTGCTATTGCATCTGCCATCCGACAGCAGATCGAGTCCTACCCCACTGACAGCATCCTGGAGGACCAGTCAGACCAACGAGTCATTATTAAG CTGAACATCCATGTAGGAAACATCTCCCTTGTAGACCAGTTTGAGTGGGACATGTCAGAGAAGGAGAACTCACCAGAGAAGTTTGCCTTgaagctgtgctcagagctcgGCCTGGGTGGGGAGTTTGTCACAACCATTGCCTACAGCATCCGGGGACAGCTGAGCTGGCACCAGAAGACCTATGCCTTCAG tgaGAACCCTCTGCCCACCGTGGAGATCGCGATTCGCAACACGGGGGACGCTGACCAGTGGTGCCCTCTCCTGGAAACCCTCACAGACGCTGAGATGGAGAAGAAGATCAGAGACCAGGACAGGAACACAAG GCGCATGAGACGTTTGGCCAATACTGCTCCAGCCTGGTAA
- the LOC132081348 gene encoding derlin-2-like isoform X1, with the protein MAYQGFAQEYLGMPAVTRAYTTACVLTTAAVQLEFITPFQLYFNPDLIFRKFQIWRLITNFLFFGPLGFSFFFNMIFLYPLVSVKYRYCRMLEEGSFRGRTADFVFMFLFGGFLMTLFGLFASLFFLGQAFTIMLVYVWSRRNPYIRMNFFGLLNFQAPFLPWVLMGFSLLLGNSIIIDLLGIAVGHIYYFLEDVFPNQPGGKKLLLTPSFLKMVFDTPEEDPNYNPLPEDRPEHQPRDQDQHEQQHPQ; encoded by the exons ATGGCGTACCAGGGCTTCGCGCAGGAGTACCTGGGCATGCCGGCCGTGACCCGCGCCTACACCACCGCCTGCGTGCTCACCACCGCCGCCGTG cagctggagtTCATCACCCCCTTCCAGCTGTACTTCAACCCCGACCTCATCTTCAGGAAATTCCAG aTATGGAGGCTGATCACCAACTTCCTCTTTTTTGGGCCCCTGGGattcagtttctttttcaaCATGATATTTCTGTATCCTTTGGTCTCAGTGAA GTACAGGTACTGCCGCATGCTGGAAGAAGGCTCCTTCCGAGGAAGGACGGCTGACTTTGTCTTCATGTTCCTCTTTGGAGGGTTTCTCATGACA CTGTTTGGACTCTTTGCCAGCCTGTTTTTCCTGGGCCAGGCTTTCACCATCATGCTGGTGTACGTGTGGAGCCGCAGGAACCCCTACATCCGCATGAACTTCTTTGGCCTTCTGAACTTCCAAGCCCCCTTCCTGCCCTGGGTCCTGATGGGgttctctctgctcctgggcaacTCCATCATCATTGATCTGCTGG GCATTGCAGTGGGTCATATCTATTATTTCTTGGAAGATGTTTTCCCCAatcagcctggaggaaagaaGCTGCTGTTAACCCCGAGCTTTCT GAAGATGGTTTTTGACACACCTGAAGAGGATCCCAATTACAACCCTCTCCCTGAGGATCGCCCAGAACACCAGCCTAGAGACCAAGACCAGCACgagcagcagcatccacagTAG
- the LOC132081348 gene encoding derlin-2-like isoform X2 has product MAYQGFAQEYLGMPAVTRAYTTACVLTTAAVQLEFITPFQLYFNPDLIFRKFQIWRLITNFLFFGPLGFSFFFNMIFLYRYCRMLEEGSFRGRTADFVFMFLFGGFLMTLFGLFASLFFLGQAFTIMLVYVWSRRNPYIRMNFFGLLNFQAPFLPWVLMGFSLLLGNSIIIDLLGIAVGHIYYFLEDVFPNQPGGKKLLLTPSFLKMVFDTPEEDPNYNPLPEDRPEHQPRDQDQHEQQHPQ; this is encoded by the exons ATGGCGTACCAGGGCTTCGCGCAGGAGTACCTGGGCATGCCGGCCGTGACCCGCGCCTACACCACCGCCTGCGTGCTCACCACCGCCGCCGTG cagctggagtTCATCACCCCCTTCCAGCTGTACTTCAACCCCGACCTCATCTTCAGGAAATTCCAG aTATGGAGGCTGATCACCAACTTCCTCTTTTTTGGGCCCCTGGGattcagtttctttttcaaCATGATATTTCT GTACAGGTACTGCCGCATGCTGGAAGAAGGCTCCTTCCGAGGAAGGACGGCTGACTTTGTCTTCATGTTCCTCTTTGGAGGGTTTCTCATGACA CTGTTTGGACTCTTTGCCAGCCTGTTTTTCCTGGGCCAGGCTTTCACCATCATGCTGGTGTACGTGTGGAGCCGCAGGAACCCCTACATCCGCATGAACTTCTTTGGCCTTCTGAACTTCCAAGCCCCCTTCCTGCCCTGGGTCCTGATGGGgttctctctgctcctgggcaacTCCATCATCATTGATCTGCTGG GCATTGCAGTGGGTCATATCTATTATTTCTTGGAAGATGTTTTCCCCAatcagcctggaggaaagaaGCTGCTGTTAACCCCGAGCTTTCT GAAGATGGTTTTTGACACACCTGAAGAGGATCCCAATTACAACCCTCTCCCTGAGGATCGCCCAGAACACCAGCCTAGAGACCAAGACCAGCACgagcagcagcatccacagTAG